The segment CCCTCTTCACTAAGCAGGGAATTTACAGTTTCAATCAGGCTGATATCCGCCATACAGGTCCGCGTGCACCTTCCGCAGCCGGTACAAAAATAACGGTTAAACTTATCAACCGGATATTTGAATTTACGATAATACCTGTGCCTCTGGCGGCCATCCCGCCCCTTCCGGAAATCTTCGCCTCCGGCAACTTTGGCAAAATCATCCATCTGGCAGGAGTTCCAGATACGGTACCTCACCCCTTCATTTAAAGATAGCTCCAGGTCATCCTGGGTATCAAAACAATAACAGGTCGGGCATACGGCAGTGCAATTACCGCAGGCAACGCACCTTTTGCCCACATCTTTCCAAACAGCTGAAGCAAAAAATTTATCAAAAGCATCGTAAACCTTCGGAAGCGGGCCGGTAAATTCTTCCTTAAATATTTTCTTTTTAGCTTCCCTGGCGCGCTCAAGGAGGTTCATCTCGGTTTCCGTAGCTTCTTTAATGTAATCTAACCCGCTAACCAGTTTTTCGCCTTTCTCGGAATTAATATGGATGATAAATTTTTCACCCAAATCCACCATCATCAAATCGTAACCTCCGCGCGGGACATGGTTGCCCATCGAAGTGCAGTTGGCGTATTTATCGCAGTATTTTAAACACTCTATACCGATAATAGCCATCCTGTCTTTGCGGTTAAGGTAATTGGGATCCTCCGGCGCGTCCCTAAAGACTACGTCCATACACTGGATTCCGGCGATATCGCAGGTGTGCACCCCGAAAAGAATAAAATCCTCGAATTTATCGATGGCCTTGGCTGTTTTAAACGGCTGCGCGCTGAATTTAAACAGTTTTTCTTTCTGCGGAAAATAATATTTTTTCGGCGGCAAGATGGTGGGTATATACTCCAGGCAAACCTCCTCTACCTCTTTTACCGGACGGAAGACAAAAAGGTTCTCTTTTTTACGCGGGGC is part of the Candidatus Omnitrophota bacterium genome and harbors:
- a CDS encoding 4Fe-4S dicluster domain-containing protein, with translation MKYASLKKTNLNDWLEHLKKKAKLYAPRKKENLFVFRPVKEVEEVCLEYIPTILPPKKYYFPQKEKLFKFSAQPFKTAKAIDKFEDFILFGVHTCDIAGIQCMDVVFRDAPEDPNYLNRKDRMAIIGIECLKYCDKYANCTSMGNHVPRGGYDLMMVDLGEKFIIHINSEKGEKLVSGLDYIKEATETEMNLLERAREAKKKIFKEEFTGPLPKVYDAFDKFFASAVWKDVGKRCVACGNCTAVCPTCYCFDTQDDLELSLNEGVRYRIWNSCQMDDFAKVAGGEDFRKGRDGRQRHRYYRKFKYPVDKFNRYFCTGCGRCTRTCMADISLIETVNSLLSEEG